One Archangium lipolyticum DNA segment encodes these proteins:
- a CDS encoding FYDLN acid domain-containing protein, which yields MPAKDLGTKYVCFKCSTKFYDMKKPDPLCPKCGADQRESPALKPPSEGRRSRLSSIPKVIEPIEPEAEPEAEESDEELGEFGEEEAEIPGEEDEEI from the coding sequence ATGCCCGCGAAGGACCTCGGGACCAAGTACGTCTGCTTCAAGTGCTCCACGAAGTTCTACGATATGAAGAAGCCGGACCCCCTGTGCCCGAAGTGCGGCGCGGATCAGCGGGAGAGCCCGGCCCTCAAGCCACCCTCCGAGGGACGGCGTAGCCGCCTGTCCTCCATTCCCAAGGTCATCGAGCCCATCGAGCCCGAGGCGGAGCCCGAGGCCGAGGAATCCGACGAGGAGCTGGGCGAGTTCGGCGAGGAGGAGGCCGAGATCCCCGGCGAAGAGGACGAGGAGATCTGA